Sequence from the Pontibacter pudoricolor genome:
TTAAGAACAGCGGAAAGGTAAGAAGGTTTTAGGAATCCATGCTTTCAACTATAGCTATAAATGACCTGCTATGGGTAAAGAGCCGATTGCTATAGTTTGGTAACCTTCCCGGCTTTTGCCTGTTGTTTAAGAATATCGTACACATAAATCAACAACCTAAATCAGTAAACAACATGAAGATAGGAATTACCGGAGCCACAGGGCAGCTTGGCCGGCTTGTGGTCAGTAAGCTCAAAAATAAGGTATCGGCTGATAATTTGGTAGCCCTAGCCCGTTCGCAGCAAAAAGGTGCAGGTTTAGGTGTAACGGTACGCGAAGCCGATTACACAAAGCCGGAAACACTTAGCAGGGCACTGGAAGGTATAGATACGCTACTGCTGATCTCATCGAGTGAAGTAGGGCAGCGAGCCACACAACACCACAATATAATTGAGGCAGCGAAGAAAGCCGGCGTTAAATGGATCGTTTACACCAGTCTGCTGCACGCTGATACGTCATCTTTGAGCCTGGCAGAAGAACATCGCCAGACAGAAGCAGAACTGAAGCAGTCCGGTATTCCTTACACCATTCTTCGTAACGGCTGGTACACTGAGAACTATATGGGCTCTGTTCAGGGGGCGCTTGCCGGTGGCGCTTTTATTGGTAGCGCTGGCGAGGGTGAAATTTCATCAGCCTCCCGTGCTGATTTTGCTGACGCAGCAGTGGCTGTTTTAACAGGAGAAGGCCACCAGGGTAAAACCTACGAACTGGCCGGCGACGAAGCCTACACGCTCAGCGACCTGGCCGCCGAAATCTCCCGGCAAACCGGAAAAGACATACCATACAAAAACCTGCCTGAAGCCGATTATGCAGCCGCGCTTGCCGGCTTTGGTTTACCTGAAGGGCTGGCATATGCTATTGCCGGCTGGGACGTAGCAGCGTCAGGTGGCGCCTTGTATGACAATGGCCGTCAGTTGTCTCAGCTCATCGGTCACCCGACCACGCCTATGAAAGAAACACTGGCTGAAGCGCTGAAAGCAACTCAAAATGCCGGGTAGGTTTATAGCTTAACTATAGCCACTCTCAGTTATCAAAAGCTACTTCGGTAGCTTTTTTCTTTTGTATGAATCCCCAAACTATAGCATTACAACTACGGGCTAACTATAGCAGCTATTTCCACGAGCTTAAGAGCAGGTTTTTCTGTATTGTCATTTCGAACAGCGTGAGAAATCTGTTTAAGCTATACTAGATAGTGTTTTAAACAGATATCTCCTTTCGTCGAGATGACAGATCCAATGTTAGTTGGTGGCATTCCAAAGAAGTCAGCCAAACTATAGTTAAAGGCAATAAAAAAATCTGGCGGCAACTATAACCACAGGTTACGCTGCCGCCAGATTTGTATCAAAAGGATTATTCTAAATATTCTGATTCCCCTGGCTGTTTATTCTATTGTCCTTTCTGGTTTTTATAAAAGACAACACGATACTCACGATCAGGATCAGCGCAATTACAAGCAGGGATATAAACGTAGGAATCTTGTAAATATCGACCATAACCATCTTCAACCCTACAAATACAAGTATAATGGCCAGCCCGTACGACAGGTAAACAAAGCGGTCTACTACGTGGGCGAGGGCAAAGTACAGCGAGCGCAGACCTAGAATAGCAAACACGTTTGAGGTATACACGATGAACTGGTCCTGTGTAATGGCAAGGATGGCCGGAATACTGTCTACTGCGAAAATAAGGTCAGTGGCTTCGATCAGTATCAATACTAGGAAAAGCGGGGTGGCAAACCGCTTACCGTCCTGCTTTACAAAGAATTTATCGCCATGCAGTTGGTTTGTAACCGGCATTATTCTTCTGAAGAACTTGATAACCGGGTTATTTTCCGGATCTATGGCCGCACCTTTCTCCGTAAACATCTTGTAGCCGGTATAGATCAGGAAGACGCCAAAAATGTAGACGCTCCAGTGAAATTTCTGGATAAGAGCGACACCGGCGAAAATAAAGATGATCCTCATGATAAGGGCACCAAGTATACCCCAGAACAGTATCTTGTGCTGATACATGGCCGGAATCTTGAAATAGCCGAAAACAAGCACAAACACAAAGATATTATCAATGCTCAGAGACTTCTCGATAAGGTAACCGGTCAGGAACTCAACTGCTTTTGCCTCTCCGAACCAGTAATAAATTAGGCCATTAAAAATTAAGGCAAGACTGATCCAGACACCCGACCAGGTTAGTGCTTCTTTTACCGATACGACGTGCGCCTTCCGGTTAAAAACACCTAAGTCGAGCGCGAGCATAAGCAGTACAAATACATTAAACCCTATCCAGAATGAGGCATTTACTTCCATAAAGTGTTGCTATAGTTTGATTTAGTTACAGTACTTATAAGGTGTTTGTTATAAGTAAGGCCTGTTTTGTTTACAAAATTAATCAGATCGGGTTCTAAGCAGAGGCTGTTTTCAACTATAGGCCTTAAAACAAGATAGAAAACACGAAAAGCAGTCCAAACAGCAGCTGCTTTTCCTTTAACAGTAGTTCTTGTATAAGGCCTTGTAAGCAATTGCCGGTACAGGTTGCTAAGGCCGGCTCTCAAACAGTAAACCTTTAACCTGTTGTTCAGATGCCCGTTTAAGAATTGCCATACATGTTTGATTCGCCACCATCTATAGCTATAGTCTGGCCATTTACATAAGAGGCTGCTTCGCTCAGCAGAAAGGCCACCACTTTGGCCACTTCTTCGGGTAGGCCTAAGCGCCTGGTTGGGTTTCGTTGGGCATACTCGGCTTCTGCGGCTTTCGGGTTATCAGGGTTAACTTCTTTAAAGGCCTCGGCTACCATGGGCGTAAGTATAGCTCCCGGCGCGATGGCATTGGTTATAATACCATCTTTGCCATATTCCAGGGCTGCGTTTTTTGTCATGCCAGACACGGCGTGTTTGCTGGCTACATAAGCCACCTGGTTTAGCACACCCCGTATGCCGCCTACGGAGGCCACATTTACAATGCGCCCGTACTGTTGCTTTTGCATGACCGGAATTACATAGCGCATGCCGTAATAAACACCCATCAGGTTAATGTCAATCACCTTTTTAAACATGTTGATGTCGTACTCGGTCATAGGTGCCTGTTTGCCTTCGATTCCGGCGTTATTGTAGAACCCATCTATGCGGCCAAAAGCTTTCTCCGTTTCAGAGACATACTTTTTAACGTCATCTTCCTTAGATGCATCGCCCACTACGGTAATGATCTTTGCTGAAGAGAATTCTTTGGTCAGGTTGTTAGCCGTATCCGAAAGCTGGTCTTTGTTAAAATCCATCAAAGTAAGATTTGCTCCCTGACTTGCCAGCTCCTTCGCTGCTGCCAGTCCCAGGCCCATCGCAGCACCCGTGATAATAATAGATTTTTGGTCGAAAGTTTTCATAGTAGGTTATAGTTAAGTGTAGAACTCAGTAATGACACGAGGCTGTAGATTTACATTTTGAGGTGAATGGGTAGAACCTAAAAGCCAGGAGGGTGAGGAAATGAGGGAAGTTGTGGAGGTGTGTGAACTATGGGTTATACGATGGAAGGTGGGTTTCCGGTAAACCAACTATAGTTGTGGCGCTTAGAGAGTAGTGTTGCGCAACTATGAAAAGTATTTATCTTCTTGCTGGCTCTTGCTGGCGCGAGCTTGCAGCTCGTGTTTTACTCTTCATAGTATAAATTAAGTACGAGCTACAAGCTCGCACTAGCGGGGAGCGTATTGGCAACTGGCCTCAAAGTGTAACCAAAAGTTGTGTTTACGCTAAACTTGCCGAGCTTAATAATACCTCAGAGTTATGTAAGCTGTTTGCAATTAGTTACTTATATAGTTAAGTTTAAATATAATAATCTGTATCCTATGAAAATATATTTACAGAAAACCTTAAAGCCCTTTGTGGTAATCTTAATCCTGTTTTATCCTTTAATCTCTTTTGGACAACAACTACCTAAAGGTATATGGGCAGGCGACCTTAATTTTGGAGGAGCAA
This genomic interval carries:
- a CDS encoding SDR family oxidoreductase; this translates as MKIGITGATGQLGRLVVSKLKNKVSADNLVALARSQQKGAGLGVTVREADYTKPETLSRALEGIDTLLLISSSEVGQRATQHHNIIEAAKKAGVKWIVYTSLLHADTSSLSLAEEHRQTEAELKQSGIPYTILRNGWYTENYMGSVQGALAGGAFIGSAGEGEISSASRADFADAAVAVLTGEGHQGKTYELAGDEAYTLSDLAAEISRQTGKDIPYKNLPEADYAAALAGFGLPEGLAYAIAGWDVAASGGALYDNGRQLSQLIGHPTTPMKETLAEALKATQNAG
- a CDS encoding TerC family protein; translated protein: MEVNASFWIGFNVFVLLMLALDLGVFNRKAHVVSVKEALTWSGVWISLALIFNGLIYYWFGEAKAVEFLTGYLIEKSLSIDNIFVFVLVFGYFKIPAMYQHKILFWGILGALIMRIIFIFAGVALIQKFHWSVYIFGVFLIYTGYKMFTEKGAAIDPENNPVIKFFRRIMPVTNQLHGDKFFVKQDGKRFATPLFLVLILIEATDLIFAVDSIPAILAITQDQFIVYTSNVFAILGLRSLYFALAHVVDRFVYLSYGLAIILVFVGLKMVMVDIYKIPTFISLLVIALILIVSIVLSFIKTRKDNRINSQGNQNI
- a CDS encoding glucose 1-dehydrogenase gives rise to the protein MKTFDQKSIIITGAAMGLGLAAAKELASQGANLTLMDFNKDQLSDTANNLTKEFSSAKIITVVGDASKEDDVKKYVSETEKAFGRIDGFYNNAGIEGKQAPMTEYDINMFKKVIDINLMGVYYGMRYVIPVMQKQQYGRIVNVASVGGIRGVLNQVAYVASKHAVSGMTKNAALEYGKDGIITNAIAPGAILTPMVAEAFKEVNPDNPKAAEAEYAQRNPTRRLGLPEEVAKVVAFLLSEAASYVNGQTIAIDGGESNMYGNS